A window of the Scandinavium goeteborgense genome harbors these coding sequences:
- the dcyD gene encoding D-cysteine desulfhydrase, whose product MSLQNLTRFPRLEFIGAPTPLEYLPRLSDYLGREILIKRDDVTPMAMGGNKLRKLEFLAADALREGADTLITAGAIQSNHVRQTAAVAAKLGLNCIALLENPIGTQAENYLTNGNRLLLDYFNVQVEMCDALTDPNRQMEELATRVEAQGFRPYVIPVGGSNALGALGYVESALEIAQQCEGAVSLSSVVVASGSAGTHAGLAVGLEQLMPDVELIGVTVSRSIADQKPKVVTLQQAVAESLELKANADITLWDDYFAPGYGTPNDEGMEAVKLLARLEGILLDPVYTGKAMAGLIDGISQKRFKDEGPILFVHTGGAPALFAYHPHV is encoded by the coding sequence TACCTGCCGCGTCTGTCCGACTACCTGGGCCGCGAAATTCTTATTAAGCGCGATGACGTCACGCCGATGGCGATGGGCGGCAATAAGCTGCGTAAGCTTGAATTCCTCGCCGCAGATGCGCTGCGCGAAGGCGCAGACACGCTGATTACCGCCGGGGCGATTCAGTCGAACCACGTGCGCCAGACGGCGGCGGTGGCGGCGAAGCTCGGCCTGAACTGCATCGCGCTGCTGGAAAACCCGATTGGCACCCAAGCAGAAAACTATCTGACTAACGGTAATCGCCTGCTGCTGGACTATTTCAATGTGCAGGTCGAGATGTGCGATGCGCTGACTGACCCGAATCGTCAAATGGAAGAGCTGGCAACCCGCGTCGAAGCGCAGGGCTTTCGTCCGTATGTGATTCCGGTCGGCGGCTCTAACGCCCTGGGTGCGTTGGGCTATGTCGAAAGCGCGCTGGAAATCGCGCAGCAGTGTGAAGGCGCAGTGTCGCTCTCGTCTGTTGTGGTTGCGTCCGGCAGCGCAGGCACCCACGCGGGTCTGGCCGTCGGTTTAGAACAGTTGATGCCCGACGTCGAGCTGATTGGCGTCACCGTCTCCCGCAGCATTGCCGATCAGAAACCGAAAGTGGTCACGCTGCAACAGGCGGTGGCAGAAAGCCTCGAGCTGAAGGCCAATGCGGACATCACTCTTTGGGATGACTATTTCGCGCCGGGCTACGGCACGCCAAACGACGAAGGCATGGAAGCGGTGAAACTGCTGGCCCGCCTGGAGGGGATTTTGCTGGATCCGGTGTACACCGGCAAGGCGATGGCCGGACTTATTGACGGCATCAGCCAGAAACGCTTTAAGGATGAAGGCCCGATTCTGTTTGTGCACACCGGCGGCGCTCCGGCGCTGTTTGCCTATCATCCACACGTATAA
- the tcyL gene encoding cystine ABC transporter permease produces the protein MQESIQLVIDSLPYLLKGAVFTLQLSIGGMFFGLVLGFILALMRMSAIGPVRWIARFYTSIFRGTPLIAQLFMIYYGLPQFGIELDPIPAAMIGLSLNTAAYTSETLRAAISSIDKGQWEAAASIGMTPWQTLRRAILPQAARVALPPLSNSFISLVKDTSLAATIQVPELFRQAQLITSRTLEVFTMYLAASLIYWVMATVLSALQNYFENQLNRQERDPK, from the coding sequence ATGCAAGAAAGTATCCAACTGGTTATTGATTCGCTGCCTTATTTGCTAAAAGGCGCGGTGTTCACGCTACAGCTGAGTATTGGCGGGATGTTCTTCGGCCTGGTGCTGGGTTTTATACTGGCGCTGATGCGCATGTCTGCCATCGGGCCGGTGCGCTGGATTGCCCGTTTTTACACCTCGATTTTCCGCGGTACGCCGCTTATCGCCCAGCTGTTTATGATCTATTACGGTCTGCCACAGTTCGGTATCGAGCTGGATCCGATTCCGGCCGCGATGATTGGCCTGTCGCTCAACACCGCGGCGTATACCTCTGAAACGCTGCGTGCGGCAATTTCCTCGATTGATAAAGGTCAGTGGGAAGCTGCGGCGAGTATCGGCATGACGCCATGGCAAACGCTGCGTCGCGCGATCCTGCCGCAGGCCGCACGCGTGGCGCTGCCGCCGCTGTCGAACAGCTTTATTAGCCTGGTAAAAGACACCTCGCTGGCGGCAACCATTCAGGTGCCGGAACTGTTCCGACAGGCGCAGCTCATCACCTCGCGTACGCTGGAAGTGTTCACCATGTACCTGGCCGCATCGCTGATTTACTGGGTGATGGCGACCGTGCTGTCCGCGTTACAGAACTACTTCGAAAACCAGCTGAATCGCCAGGAGCGTGACCCGAAATGA
- the tcyN gene encoding L-cystine ABC transporter ATP-binding protein TcyN yields MSAIDVKNLVKKFHGQTVLHGIDLEVKEGEVVAIIGPSGSGKTTLLRSINLLEQPESGTIRVGDITIDAARPLSQQKGLIRNLRQHVGFVFQNFNLFPHRTVMENIIEGPVIVKGESKSEATTLARELLAKVGLSGKETSYPRRLSGGQQQRVAIARALAMRPDVILFDEPTSALDPELVGEVLSTIRQLAQEKRTMVIVTHEMSFARDVADRAIFMDQGRIVEQGDAKSLFANPQQPRTRQFLEKFLMQ; encoded by the coding sequence ATGAGTGCTATCGACGTTAAAAACCTGGTCAAAAAATTCCACGGTCAGACGGTGCTGCACGGGATCGATCTGGAAGTTAAAGAGGGCGAAGTGGTGGCGATTATCGGGCCGAGCGGCTCGGGAAAAACGACGTTGCTGCGCAGCATCAACCTGCTGGAACAGCCGGAAAGCGGCACGATTCGGGTGGGTGATATCACCATCGACGCCGCGCGTCCCCTGAGTCAGCAAAAAGGGCTGATTCGCAATTTACGCCAGCATGTGGGATTTGTGTTCCAGAACTTCAATTTGTTCCCGCACCGCACAGTGATGGAGAACATCATTGAAGGGCCGGTGATCGTCAAAGGGGAAAGCAAAAGCGAAGCGACCACCCTGGCGCGCGAACTGCTGGCGAAAGTGGGGCTGTCGGGCAAAGAAACCAGCTATCCGCGACGCTTATCCGGCGGGCAGCAGCAGCGTGTGGCCATTGCCCGGGCGCTGGCTATGCGTCCGGACGTCATCTTGTTTGATGAACCGACTTCTGCGCTGGATCCGGAACTGGTGGGCGAGGTGTTGAGCACCATTCGCCAGCTGGCTCAGGAGAAACGCACGATGGTGATTGTGACCCACGAAATGAGCTTTGCGCGCGACGTCGCCGATCGCGCCATCTTCATGGATCAGGGCCGTATCGTGGAGCAGGGCGATGCTAAATCGTTGTTTGCTAATCCGCAGCAGCCGCGTACTCGTCAGTTCCTCGAAAAATTCCTCATGCAGTAA
- the sdiA gene encoding transcriptional regulator SdiA — protein sequence MRDIDFFQWRKDISQQFQSATANDQVYAILQQQTHSLEYDWFALCVRHPVPFTRPKLSLHTTYPKAWMDHYQAENYFTIDPVLKAENYRNGHLPWSECLFSETPAFWDAARDHGLRRGITQSLMLPNRALGFLSVSRQSNQANPLSDDETEMRLQALMEFSLASLVRMEDTMVTAPEMKFSKRELEILKWTAEGKTSSEIAIILSISENTVNFHQKNMQKKFNAPNKTQIACYAAAIGII from the coding sequence ATGAGGGACATCGATTTTTTTCAGTGGCGGAAGGATATATCGCAACAATTTCAATCTGCCACGGCAAACGACCAGGTCTATGCCATTTTGCAGCAGCAAACTCACTCACTGGAATATGACTGGTTCGCCTTATGCGTGCGCCATCCGGTTCCCTTCACCCGTCCTAAACTCTCCTTGCACACCACTTATCCCAAAGCATGGATGGACCATTACCAGGCCGAAAATTATTTCACCATCGATCCGGTGCTAAAAGCCGAAAATTACCGCAATGGGCATCTGCCGTGGAGCGAGTGCTTATTCAGCGAAACGCCAGCGTTCTGGGATGCGGCGCGTGACCATGGTTTGCGTCGAGGAATTACTCAGTCGCTGATGCTGCCCAACCGTGCGCTCGGTTTTTTATCGGTATCGCGGCAGAGTAATCAGGCCAACCCGTTATCAGATGATGAAACCGAAATGCGGCTGCAGGCGCTGATGGAGTTCAGTCTCGCTTCGCTGGTACGAATGGAAGATACGATGGTGACGGCGCCGGAAATGAAATTCAGTAAGCGCGAACTGGAAATTCTGAAGTGGACGGCGGAAGGGAAGACTTCATCGGAAATAGCGATAATCTTGTCGATATCCGAGAATACGGTGAATTTCCATCAGAAGAATATGCAGAAGAAATTTAACGCGCCAAACAAAACACAGATTGCCTGTTATGCTGCCGCAATTGGGATTATCTGA
- a CDS encoding DUF2594 family protein, which translates to MSTPDCSTAENNQQLSQEVSCLKGLLALMLQAMGQADAGRVILKMEKQITQMEDEAQAAVFSNTVKQIKQAYRQ; encoded by the coding sequence ATGAGCACTCCTGATTGTTCCACTGCTGAAAATAATCAACAATTGTCCCAGGAAGTTTCTTGCCTGAAAGGGCTGCTGGCACTGATGCTGCAGGCGATGGGTCAAGCAGACGCAGGACGCGTGATTCTTAAAATGGAAAAGCAAATCACGCAGATGGAAGATGAAGCTCAGGCGGCCGTATTTTCCAACACCGTTAAGCAAATTAAACAAGCTTACCGCCAGTGA
- the uvrY gene encoding UvrY/SirA/GacA family response regulator transcription factor, with product MINILLVDDHELVRAGIRRILEDIKGIKVVGEVGCGEDAVKWCRANPVDVVLMDMNMPGIGGLEATRKIARSTTDTRVIMLTVHTENPLPAKVMQAGAAGYLTKGAAPQEVVNAIRSVFAGQRYIASDIAQQMALSQIEPKSTESPFASLSERELQIMLMITKGQKVTEISEQLNLSPKTVNSYRYRMFSKLNIHGDVELTHLAIRHGLCNAESLASQ from the coding sequence TTGATCAACATCCTTCTTGTTGATGACCACGAACTAGTGCGCGCAGGGATACGACGCATTCTCGAAGATATAAAGGGTATTAAAGTTGTTGGTGAAGTCGGCTGTGGTGAAGATGCGGTGAAATGGTGCCGTGCAAACCCGGTTGACGTCGTGCTTATGGACATGAATATGCCAGGTATTGGCGGGCTGGAAGCCACGCGCAAGATTGCGCGCTCCACCACAGATACTCGAGTCATCATGTTAACCGTACACACGGAAAACCCACTGCCCGCAAAAGTGATGCAAGCAGGGGCCGCTGGCTATCTTACCAAAGGTGCCGCACCACAGGAGGTGGTCAACGCCATCCGCTCTGTATTTGCGGGACAGCGTTACATTGCGTCAGACATCGCTCAGCAAATGGCGCTGAGTCAAATTGAGCCCAAATCAACGGAATCCCCGTTTGCCAGTTTGTCTGAACGTGAATTGCAGATTATGCTGATGATCACCAAAGGTCAGAAGGTGACTGAGATTTCAGAACAATTGAACCTCAGCCCGAAAACGGTGAACAGCTATCGCTATCGTATGTTTAGCAAATTAAACATTCATGGCGATGTTGAGCTGACTCACCTGGCAATTCGCCATGGCCTGTGTAATGCGGAGTCGTTAGCAAGTCAGTGA
- the uvrC gene encoding excinuclease ABC subunit UvrC: protein MSDVFDSKAFLKTVTSQPGVYRMYDAGGTVIYVGKAKDLKKRLSSYFRSNLGSRKTEALVGQISQIDVTVTHTETEALLLEHNYIKLYQPRYNVLLRDDKSYPFIFLSGDTHPRLAMHRGAKHAKGEYFGPFPNGYAVRETLALLQKIFPIRQCENSVYRNRSRPCLQYQIGRCLGPCVAGLVSEDEYAQQVEYVRLFLAGKDEQVVNELVARMENASQSLAFEEAARIRDQIQAVRRVTEKQFVSNEGDDLDVIGVAFNGGMACVHVLFIRQGKVLGSRSYFPKVPAGTEPVEVVETFVGQFYLQGSQARTLPGEILLDFNLGDKTLLSDSLSELAGRRINIQTKPRGDRARYLKLARTNAATALVTKLSQQSTIHQRLQALATQLKLPEVKRMECFDISHTMGEQTVASCVVFDSNGPLRAEYRRYNIAGITPGDDYAAMNQVLRRRYGKDIEESKIPDVILIDGGKGQLGQAKQVFAELEVNWDKQHPLLLGVAKGSDRKAGLETLYFEPEGEGFNLPSDSPALHVIQHIRDESHDHAITGHRKKRAKVKSTSTLETIEGVGPKRRQMLLKYMGGLQGLQKASVEDIAKVPGISHGLAEKIFYSLKH from the coding sequence GTGAGTGATGTATTTGATTCAAAAGCCTTTCTAAAAACCGTGACCAGTCAGCCCGGCGTCTATCGTATGTACGATGCTGGCGGCACGGTTATTTATGTCGGCAAAGCCAAAGACCTCAAAAAACGCCTTTCAAGCTACTTCCGTAGCAACCTTGGCTCACGCAAAACCGAAGCGCTCGTCGGGCAAATTTCCCAGATAGATGTCACCGTTACGCACACCGAAACGGAAGCGCTGCTGCTTGAACATAACTACATCAAGCTCTATCAGCCGCGCTATAACGTTTTGCTGCGCGATGACAAATCCTATCCGTTTATCTTCCTGAGTGGCGACACCCACCCGCGGCTGGCGATGCACCGCGGCGCGAAGCACGCGAAAGGCGAATATTTTGGCCCGTTCCCGAACGGCTACGCGGTACGCGAGACGCTGGCGCTATTACAGAAAATCTTCCCGATTCGTCAGTGTGAAAACAGCGTCTACCGCAACCGCTCGCGTCCGTGTCTGCAATATCAGATTGGCCGCTGTCTCGGGCCGTGCGTTGCAGGGCTGGTGAGCGAAGACGAATACGCGCAGCAGGTTGAGTACGTGCGCCTGTTCCTGGCCGGTAAAGACGAGCAGGTTGTGAATGAACTGGTGGCCCGGATGGAAAATGCCAGCCAGTCGCTGGCGTTTGAAGAAGCCGCACGCATTCGCGACCAGATTCAGGCGGTGCGTCGCGTCACAGAAAAACAGTTCGTTTCTAACGAAGGCGACGATCTGGATGTGATCGGCGTGGCCTTTAACGGCGGCATGGCTTGCGTTCACGTGCTGTTTATCCGTCAGGGTAAAGTGCTCGGCAGCCGCAGTTATTTCCCGAAAGTTCCGGCGGGTACCGAGCCTGTCGAAGTGGTCGAAACGTTTGTCGGTCAGTTCTATCTGCAGGGCAGCCAGGCACGCACGCTGCCGGGCGAAATCCTGCTCGATTTTAATCTTGGTGACAAAACGCTGCTGTCTGATTCCCTTTCAGAACTTGCTGGCCGTCGCATCAACATTCAGACCAAGCCGCGCGGCGATCGTGCGCGTTACCTGAAGCTGGCGAGGACCAATGCGGCGACCGCGCTGGTCACTAAGCTTTCGCAGCAGTCGACCATCCATCAGCGCTTGCAGGCGTTGGCGACGCAGCTCAAACTGCCGGAAGTGAAGCGCATGGAGTGTTTTGACATCAGTCACACCATGGGCGAGCAAACCGTAGCGTCCTGCGTGGTGTTTGACAGCAACGGCCCGCTGCGTGCGGAATATCGTCGCTACAACATCGCCGGCATTACGCCTGGCGATGACTATGCGGCGATGAATCAGGTGCTGCGCCGTCGCTATGGTAAAGATATTGAAGAGAGCAAAATTCCCGACGTGATTCTGATTGACGGCGGGAAAGGACAATTGGGTCAGGCGAAGCAGGTTTTTGCCGAGCTTGAGGTCAACTGGGACAAACAGCATCCGCTGCTACTCGGTGTGGCCAAAGGCAGTGACCGTAAAGCTGGCCTGGAAACGCTGTACTTTGAACCGGAAGGTGAGGGTTTTAACCTCCCGTCCGATTCACCGGCATTGCACGTTATTCAGCACATTCGCGATGAATCGCATGATCACGCTATCACCGGACACCGTAAAAAACGGGCTAAAGTGAAAAGTACCAGCACCCTTGAGACCATCGAGGGCGTGGGGCCGAAGCGTCGTCAGATGTTGTTGAAATATATGGGCGGGCTGCAAGGTCTGCAAAAAGCGAGCGTTGAAGATATCGCGAAAGTGCCTGGCATTTCGCACGGTCTGGCAGAAAAGATCTTCTACTCGTTGAAACATTAG
- the pgsA gene encoding CDP-diacylglycerol--glycerol-3-phosphate 3-phosphatidyltransferase, with the protein MQFNIPTLLTLFRVILIPFFVLAFYLPFVWAPFACAFIFFVAAITDWFDGYLARRWNQSTRFGAFLDPVADKVMVAIAMVLVVEHYHSWWVTLPAATMIAREIIISALREWMAELGKRSNVAVSWIGKVKTTAQMAALVWMLWRPNEWVEWAGIGLFMVAAVLTLWSMFQYLNAARGDLLEQ; encoded by the coding sequence ATGCAATTTAATATCCCTACGTTGCTCACATTGTTCCGCGTCATCCTGATCCCATTTTTCGTGCTGGCGTTCTATCTGCCGTTCGTCTGGGCCCCGTTTGCCTGCGCGTTTATCTTCTTCGTTGCGGCGATAACTGACTGGTTTGACGGCTATCTGGCGCGTCGATGGAACCAGAGCACCCGTTTCGGGGCGTTCCTCGACCCGGTTGCCGACAAGGTCATGGTCGCCATCGCGATGGTGCTGGTCGTCGAACATTATCACTCCTGGTGGGTGACACTCCCGGCCGCGACCATGATTGCCCGTGAAATTATCATCTCCGCACTGCGTGAATGGATGGCGGAGCTGGGTAAACGCAGCAACGTGGCGGTGTCGTGGATTGGTAAAGTCAAAACCACGGCGCAAATGGCGGCGCTGGTGTGGATGCTGTGGCGTCCAAACGAGTGGGTAGAGTGGGCAGGCATCGGTCTGTTTATGGTCGCGGCGGTACTGACGCTGTGGTCAATGTTCCAGTATTTGAATGCGGCGCGCGGCGATTTGCTTGAACAGTGA
- a CDS encoding tyrosine-type recombinase/integrase: MTVRKLPSGKWLSECYPYGANGKRIRKQFATKGEALSHERRLVNNTIPQLVNDNAVSLSAFVERWYEMHGKTLTSGEERKVKLLAICERLGDPLAIHFDKNTFAVYRERRLSGEWNQKGKKKLSEATVNREQSYLHAVFSEMKRLGEWEGENPLSGIRQFKEGDQELAFLYEEEIERLLAACDESANKDLGVIVRICLATGARWSEAQDLKQSQILPGRLTYTQTKSKKNRTVPISERLHKLLPKKRGALFSPSYEAFKAALKRAGIELPKGQRTHVLRHTFASHFMMRGGNILVLQQILGHSTIMMTMRYAHFAPDHLDAAITLNPFDKLSSK, translated from the coding sequence ATGACCGTTCGTAAGCTTCCATCTGGTAAATGGCTTAGCGAGTGTTATCCATATGGTGCAAACGGGAAACGCATTCGTAAACAGTTTGCCACCAAAGGCGAAGCGCTTTCACATGAGCGCCGACTGGTAAACAATACTATTCCCCAGCTTGTTAATGACAACGCCGTGTCACTTTCGGCGTTCGTTGAGCGCTGGTACGAAATGCACGGAAAAACGCTTACCTCTGGTGAAGAACGAAAAGTGAAGTTACTCGCCATCTGCGAGCGGCTAGGCGATCCACTTGCAATCCATTTTGATAAAAACACATTTGCAGTGTATAGGGAAAGACGCTTAAGCGGCGAATGGAATCAGAAAGGTAAAAAGAAACTCAGTGAGGCTACCGTAAACCGTGAGCAATCATACCTGCACGCTGTTTTTTCGGAAATGAAACGACTGGGTGAATGGGAAGGTGAAAACCCGTTATCAGGAATCAGGCAATTCAAGGAAGGTGATCAGGAGTTGGCTTTCCTGTACGAAGAGGAAATTGAGCGCCTACTTGCCGCTTGTGACGAGTCGGCCAACAAGGATCTAGGGGTTATCGTCAGAATATGCCTGGCGACCGGCGCTCGCTGGAGCGAAGCACAAGATTTAAAACAATCTCAAATTCTACCGGGCCGTCTCACATACACCCAGACCAAGAGCAAAAAAAACCGAACAGTGCCAATCTCTGAGCGATTGCACAAACTTTTGCCGAAAAAGCGTGGCGCCCTATTCTCCCCTTCTTATGAAGCGTTTAAAGCGGCACTCAAACGCGCTGGCATCGAATTACCGAAAGGACAGCGGACTCATGTCCTGCGCCATACGTTTGCCAGTCATTTTATGATGCGCGGAGGCAATATTCTGGTACTTCAACAGATACTTGGTCACAGCACGATCATGATGACAATGCGCTATGCTCATTTTGCGCCGGATCACCTTGATGCGGCTATCACATTGAACCCGTTTGATAAACTTAGTTCAAAGTAA
- a CDS encoding helix-turn-helix domain-containing protein has protein sequence MSFTSQCIGRLKSERKRLSLNQADAAALCGVSRETWGKYERGSMVPGGDVLLSFAINGANIQYILTGEETGGNLLTRDELGLVNNYRSAPLPVKAAVLAALAAGNSTSGSVSVSGQGNRVAGRDYNENKK, from the coding sequence GTGAGCTTTACATCACAATGCATAGGTCGTTTGAAATCTGAAAGAAAGCGCCTCTCACTGAATCAAGCAGATGCAGCGGCATTGTGCGGTGTATCAAGGGAGACATGGGGCAAGTATGAACGTGGTTCGATGGTGCCTGGAGGAGATGTTTTACTCTCTTTTGCGATCAACGGCGCCAACATTCAATACATCCTCACCGGTGAAGAAACAGGTGGAAATCTACTGACCCGAGACGAGCTGGGATTAGTGAATAACTACAGATCGGCACCATTGCCAGTTAAAGCCGCAGTACTTGCCGCGCTGGCTGCGGGTAATTCAACATCTGGCTCAGTGAGTGTTTCAGGCCAGGGCAACCGCGTTGCAGGTAGGGATTACAACGAGAACAAAAAGTGA
- a CDS encoding DNA-binding protein has product MNVAAPYLSLKEYSRVTGIPFDTCRGMVRDGRIIIRPKELSGGKVEVNMVAMLKDAIANS; this is encoded by the coding sequence ATGAACGTTGCAGCACCTTACCTTTCTCTCAAAGAATATTCACGGGTTACAGGTATTCCGTTTGATACTTGCCGGGGAATGGTAAGGGATGGGCGGATCATTATCCGGCCTAAAGAACTATCGGGCGGCAAGGTAGAGGTAAATATGGTTGCCATGCTGAAAGACGCAATTGCTAATAGCTAG
- a CDS encoding DUF4761 family protein, translating to MSHLIQLSKHSYIYRGFTIQKCPRNPLTFKYSYRISSNGEYYGRDFALAEAMRTVDGMLKQGGCNA from the coding sequence ATGAGTCATTTAATTCAGCTCAGTAAGCATAGTTATATTTACCGTGGTTTCACGATTCAGAAGTGTCCGCGAAATCCACTTACATTTAAGTACTCTTATCGCATTTCCAGCAATGGCGAGTATTACGGGCGCGACTTTGCTTTAGCAGAAGCCATGCGAACGGTTGACGGGATGCTCAAGCAAGGGGGCTGCAATGCATGA
- a CDS encoding phage filamentation protein Fil family protein has translation MHDEGPTLASLLKHGCQVTHFKNQNGWLETPDGRFFKPEASKIQFIKGKDKPFIYTQRINKYFLLALVDGFKSLIK, from the coding sequence ATGCATGATGAAGGGCCAACACTGGCAAGCCTGCTTAAGCATGGGTGTCAGGTCACTCACTTTAAAAACCAAAACGGTTGGTTAGAAACACCAGATGGCAGATTTTTTAAGCCGGAAGCATCAAAGATTCAATTTATTAAGGGTAAAGATAAGCCATTTATTTATACCCAGCGGATAAATAAATATTTTCTGCTTGCTTTGGTTGATGGCTTTAAAAGTCTCATTAAGTAA
- a CDS encoding DNA adenine methylase — protein MIRPFIKWAGGKTRVLPDLLPHLPKAECLIEPFVGGASVFLATDYRRYVLADINPDLINMYRKATRYPDLVIDTARELFSAKNNMEGYNEVRAAFNKQVGTVKSGGWGYGAEMAGIMRAAQFLYLNRHGYNGLCRYSRKTGFNVPFGKYKRVYFPEKEVRQFAEKANDTKAIFICAPFQRSLQIVTGDKTVVYCDPPYLPASETADFTQYHTEAFKADHHRQLVQALLEVNRKHGTKIVISNSDTEATREIYQPFRLHEISVQRSVSTNKDNRTKAKEVIGVLHVCERKDRTVDK, from the coding sequence ATGATTCGTCCGTTCATCAAATGGGCCGGTGGGAAAACCCGAGTTCTTCCTGACTTGCTTCCACATCTGCCGAAAGCGGAATGTTTGATCGAACCCTTCGTTGGTGGGGCATCAGTTTTTCTGGCAACCGATTACCGTCGTTACGTGCTGGCCGATATTAATCCCGACCTGATTAACATGTACCGAAAAGCCACCCGATACCCTGATTTAGTGATCGATACCGCTCGTGAATTGTTTTCGGCTAAGAACAACATGGAAGGCTATAACGAAGTTCGCGCAGCGTTTAATAAGCAGGTGGGAACAGTAAAAAGTGGCGGCTGGGGATATGGTGCCGAAATGGCGGGCATTATGCGAGCTGCTCAGTTCTTGTATCTGAACCGTCACGGCTATAACGGTTTATGTCGCTACAGCCGCAAAACAGGCTTTAACGTTCCGTTTGGTAAGTACAAACGTGTTTACTTTCCTGAAAAAGAAGTCCGTCAGTTTGCTGAGAAAGCTAACGATACTAAAGCGATATTTATTTGTGCTCCTTTCCAGCGTTCTCTGCAAATCGTCACTGGCGATAAAACGGTCGTTTACTGCGACCCTCCATATCTTCCAGCGAGCGAAACGGCAGACTTTACCCAATACCACACCGAAGCATTTAAGGCTGATCATCACCGCCAGTTAGTACAGGCTTTGCTGGAAGTAAACCGGAAGCATGGAACAAAGATCGTAATATCCAATAGCGACACTGAAGCTACCCGTGAGATTTATCAACCATTCAGGCTGCATGAAATCAGCGTGCAACGCTCTGTGAGTACCAATAAGGACAATCGCACGAAAGCTAAGGAAGTGATTGGTGTGCTTCATGTGTGCGAGCGCAAAGACCGGACCGTGGATAAATGA